atttGATGGAACCGAAGAACATGGAGATGCTCCATGCCGTTTGACCGGAGCGCAATTGCTGGCGAAGATGAATAGTGTGCGAACAGAATTTGGGAAGTTCACAAGTAGGAAGGAAAAAACATCAAATTCTACTGGGAAAAGGTGTTTGACGGGTGTCCAACTGTTGAATACTATGAATCGTGTACGCACTGAATCTTGTCGGGAAACATGTAAGAGGAAACAGACGGTTGATACAAGGATTCCGCCAAATATGAAGAAGCGATCATTTGATAcaagcactccgtggtcaaaaagatcaattttatttgatttgcctTACTGGGAGGTAACTAATTTAACAGTCTTATTATTTGATTTTCCTACTTTGTATATTATTGCGGCACAATACACATGCTTCTTGAACTGGCATACGAACCATTCACCTTTGATATTTTTTAAGttacttcttttgttgttttggtATCATTTTTTTTGCTTCCAACTATTGATGTATGGATGTTGTTACCAACTGTCCTAGTTTACTCTAGGATCTGCTGGTTCGACACAATTTGGATGTAATGCACATTGAGAAAAAATTTTGCTGAGATTTTTTTTGGAACTATAATGGACAATAAGGATAAGACTAAGGATGGGATTCCGACGCGCAAGGATCTGCAAATCCTTAAGATAAATAGGAATTTGTGGTTGAAGGAGAGAGGACCTGGCAAGTCTCTAGAAATGCCGCCAGCACCTTATCGTTTGTCTATAGAAGAGAGAAAGCTAGTGTGCACGTCTCTTAGTAACCTGAAGGTTCCTATTGGTTACTGCGGGAACTGGAAAGGCAAAGTATGTTTATGTGACTTTCAGTTAAAAAGCATGAAGTCACATGACTACCACATCCTAATGAAGGGTTTGCTACCCGTTTTTTTGATGTACTGTTTCAAAGGGCATCGTCTATTGATTGAGGCCATTCGACAGGTGTCATTGTTATTTAAAGTTCTTTGTTCTAAGGTTCTTGATATTGCTGAGCTTCGTATCATGCACCAACGTCTCGTGGAGTCTATATGTGTTTTTGAAATGTATTTCCCGCCGCATTTTTTTGTTTCAATAATACATGTCGTCGTACATTTGGCAGAAGAGGCAGAAACATTGGGTCCTGTTACAACTCGATGGATGTATCCTATTGAAAGGTAATTTAGTTAATTGAGTAAATTTTTTGGTTTAGTTTTTCATGGAGGTAAATTGTCTTATTATTGTTGTTATGATTACACTACAGGATgatgagaacattcaaagtttttGGTCGCAACGAAAACTATATAGAGGGATCTATTACAGAAAAATATGTATTAGATGACGCATTGAGACATTGTATGGAGTATATTATGAATGGTAGGGAGAAGTGTTACAAGAAAAAGGGAAGGATATCTACTGACGATGACATTCAGGAAGGTCCATACGCACCAAATATGTCTAAAGGAAAAAGATATCATATACCTAATTCACAGTACGAACAAGCACGCAGATGGGTTTTGATGCATTCTGAAGAAAATACTGAATGGGAAAAGTAAGTAGTACTTTCATACTTTCTTATCATTTCCTAGGACAGTAACTTACTTCCTTGTTGAGACTtgcatcttgtttgtttgcagctgactcggcgtctggatctgagtcaacctctgactcgggccgagtcagcagtcagaccgtttgttttgcattttgagtcagatctgactcgacctatgactcagacataatccCTGACTCGGatccatttgagtcaggtaacaaaatacccctgactcacgggaccaaaccactgactcacattttttgagccagatgagtcagatctgactcaaaacaaacatattgagtcagatccagatgagtcaggtgatttctctcagatccagatgactcagatccagacgactcagatgagtcaagagtaaacaaacatagtgttGAACTAGTTAGGGTTGAATGAACAAACAAATTTGTAGAGTATGGTGGTAATCGTATATGTTGATTACAGGAAGTATGACATATTACATGTTAGAGGAAGAAGGAAATCAAGGAATCTTGATGAATACATGAAATGCCTAAGGCAACAATTTCAGGGAAAAGACGTGACATATTTTAAGCGGCTCGTTGATGGTCCATCTAGATATGCAGAATCACATAATGCATATGCAGCAAATGGATATATCTTTTATACAGCTGATGCAGAAAAAGGTATGTCCACCCAAACGAGTGGAGTGTCCATGAATGCCACAACCACATTCAGAGAAAGTGCCAGAGATCAGAACACGATGGATGATGAAGTTCTGTATTTCAGAATTGTTAAACAAATTCTAGAACTGGATTACACCACCTTCAAGCAAACTTTATTTTATTGTGATTGGGTTCCTGTCGAAGACAAGGTGAATGGATGGTATGTGGATTCGGTTACAAAACAGATTTATATAAACTTCGAACGGTTTATGGGTAACAAAAAAGACACCGATGAGCCATTTATCCATTCTTCTCAAGCTACTTCAGTTTTTTATTGCAAGGATGAGAGTAGGCCTGATAGGAAGTGGCACATTGTTTTAGAATCTCCAAAACGACGAAGTCCTTATGTGAATACTTTTGAGGATCCTTTTGTCTTTACCGGCATAGCTAAAGAATCTTCCCTAACGGCAGTGAACTTGGATGATAACAGTAACTCGGAAGAAGATGCATTTGtaagttttaagttttttgaattgaactgttgcTTCATTTTATCGAAGTGTTGTACTGAATTGTCATTAATTATGATGTTATAGAAAAATTAGGGGAGGCGGAAGTTTAACACCAGTAAGTGTCCCAACAATGGTCCGCGATAAAATTTATCAGTACTAGATTTTGAGTGGAATCTTtcattatgataaaattgttactttaaaatttgaaattaattctttagatattttattcaaaaaaaagtATATATTTGTTACTCAGTACTGAATTTTGAGTGGAATCTTtcattatgataaaattgttactttgaaatttaaaattaattctttagatatttttttcaaaaataaaaataaatatctgTTACAATTGAGAAATGGATTTTTTATCATAATTACACAATTCTGATGCAAATCGCGTTAATCCGAAAGTTGACAAAATTTTAACTGAAGTGTGGATTGCATAAATTTAGATATAAATCTTCTCAATTCGAATTGAggaagttccggtttcttcattttGACCAAATCTTCTCAATTCGAAAGAATGAAGTTTCAGTTTCTCGGGATCGTTCAACTCGATCAAATTCTCAACTGAAttatcgagtcttgattatgcaaCTATATTTCAACTCGGTAAAATTCTCAAATCCTCCcaattcgaaaggatgaagtttcgtttttcttcatttttactcgaactcgtttcaaCTCAATCCAATTTTCGACTGAATTGtccagtcttgattatgtaatcaTATTTTGACCAAATCGTCTCAATTCGAAAGAATGAAGTTTCAGTTTCTTCTATTTTGCTCGAGATTGTTCAACTCGATCAAATTATCAACTGATttatcgagtcttgattatgcaaCTATATTTCAACTCGGTCAAATCCTCAAATCATCCcaattcgaaaggatgaagtttcggttttcttcatttttgctcgaatTCGTTTCAACTCGATCTAATTTTCGACTGAATtccagtcttgattatgtaactatattttgaccAAATCGTCTCAGTTCGAAAGAATGAAGTTTCAGtttcttctgttttgctcgaacTAGTTCAACTCGGTCAGATTCTCAACTGAATTATAGAGTCTTGATTATGCAACTTATTTCAACTCGGTCAAATTCTCAAATCGTCCcaattcgaaaggatgaagtttcGGTTTCcttcatttttgctcgaactcgtttcgaCTCGATCCAATTTTCGAGTGACTTGtccagtcttgattatgtaactatattttgaccAAATCATCTCAATTCGAAAGAATGAAGTTTCATTTTCTTCTATTTTGCTCGAGATCGTTCAACTCGATCAAATTCTCAACTGAATTATCGAGTCTTCATTATGCAACTATATTTCAACTCGGTCAAATTCTCAAGTCATCCcaattcgaaaggatgaagttttggttttcttcatttttgctcgaactcgttcAACTCAGTCAAGCATTCAACGATTTATGAAATTGAAGTATCGATTTTTAATTATAATCATGTAATACGAGACAAATTTTAATGATAATATGTGCGAAACTCAACAATTATTCTACGATTGAATAATATCATGTAATTAAAAGTCAACATGATTACGATCGAGACCGGAAATTATCCCAACAACTGAATTTTTTATGTAACTTTAATGAAAATTTGAGAAGAacattaatttataattttaatcAATTTTTTGTGGTATTATAATTTTGGTATGCCTCACAAATTAGTTTagcaatttgtttttttttcttattggtaGGAGTCAACCCTAGTGGAGGATCACTAATTAATAACAAAAAGCCAAAGTCTTTATATGTGCCGTGGAcgcccaacaaaaaaaaacaaaaaaaaaaagggaaagaaaaaaaagacacgtGTTTAGTTGTGAAGAATATAAACATAGTTTTCTCCTCCAGAGGAAAGTCCAGATCTAACATATTTCATCACTTCATCCCGTCTCTATCTTAGGCAGAGAAGATTTCTTCTCATCTGAAATTTTGGCTGAAAGTTAGGGATTATTCATTGCAgttttgttctataattttggAAACATTTCTTCACCGCCGTAGGATGATGGTGTTGAGTATATTGAGAAGGaatggaagaaaatatcaagcGGTAATAATCTCTGTCAAAAAAATTTCGATCCCTAACAATTTTTGGGCGGgatgaaaatgaaaacaaaattcttttgGATGGGGATTATTCCCGCTTGGTGTTATTTTGGAATAGCTATAAATCTCAACCCTAAAATCAGTTAAGAGATGTTCAGAGATATATCTTTTTGGGGAATTATCAGAGATCAAAAACAGAAAGGTATATATTTTCTATGCTTATTTGTAGCTAAatagtttttgatttttgatttggaAGATGCACGAGTTCATATTAGACTCtttgattgaatctgaaattggggTTACATAGGATTGATCTAGTTTTGTAACAATGCAATCTTATTAAACCATCTTTGATTGAAAAGACTCATGGGTTACATATTAGATGGATTATCATACAATATAATCTTATGCTTGTATCTATCTTAATAACTTTTGACTTTTGATTGAATCTGAATATGGATGTATACTGGGTGTTGGTGTGTTTAAAACCTTTGGGTCTAAACATTTCTATCACTGTAACCCTAATTAGACTGGATTTTTTATGAGAAAATTGGTTTAGAGGGAGTCTATTCATGTTGATTTGATCGAATTTAATATGAGTTTGGTTTTTAGAACCAATTAAACATGATATAATGGGTTTAATTAAGCTGATCTTGTGTAATTTTTACTGAATTGGAATGTATTGTTTGGTTTTTTCTGCTTGATATATCAATAAGTTCATAAATTGTCAAATTTAATGATCTGATCTCACTTTCAGTGATAATATGCACTTTTTTGGGGTTACTTTTACTAATTTATCCTGCTTACTTTTAAGGACTACAGTGTTAATGTATGCTTCATTTTGGTTTATAGATACATATATCAAATAATTTGTGTGAGCATAAGTGTATAACTAGTGTTTAAATGCTACTGATAACATTCTGACCCGATTCTATCTGAGTAATCTAGTGTGTTTTGCATTTTTCATATAGACACTAATGTTTACCTCAATTAAATTCACCAAATAAGAGACAATAGTGCCGAAATAAGAAGCAGAAAATGATAGTACCGAAGAGAACATGCTTTATCTTTTGAGCTAAAGGCTACACAATAGGTGAAAGTGAAAGAAATTTCTGATAAGCTATTTGTTTGGTAGTTGTGAAGTATTGTCTCTATATAATATAAGAAAGTTTGGCTGCATTTAGAAGCAGCAGTACAAAATTGACTTTAGGGTCAATTTTTACATGTAGTAGTATATGTTATATTGGTGGCTTGATGCAGCTGGATTTTGGAAAGATTCAGAATGATGACATAGATTCATTATTTTCTTATACTAACTAGAGAATAAAGTAATTGGAATTTGAAACGGTGAAGAATAAGCTCAGTGAAGCAACTTCTTGTTTAATTTTTCCCTTTTATCATATTGTTCATCTCTTCATCATAAGCATTATCACCATTACCAATGGCCACCAACTCTTTTATCCGAGCTCAAGCATTGTGTTTGTCTATGTTTCAGATGTCCACTTCTTTTTCAAGAGAAGGAAGCCCCACATTCTACTGGATTTCCTCGCCTCCGAGACATAGACCCATAGTATCTGGATCAAGTCATGGTGCACATAGTTCAGGGGGCCAATCTGATGAGATTGTGTTAACCCATGAATCAGATTATGCTCTCACTTCTCAATAAAGTGAAATTGAGAACACTGGTAATGTTAAATATCTTTTCATTGATTTCCCTAGTTTTTAAGTTATATAAACTACAATTTATTTTCTTATAGTAAGTTTTGTTCCTTCAAATACATTCTTTTCTAAATCACAGATGGTTCATTACGTATTCTACTTTTGGTTTTTCAAACCTAGATGACCATTTGCCAATATTATTTAATGAGCATGGGCAATGGAACGGGCCACCAAATTTTGCAACCTTGATCGGAGAGATTACAAGGTCGAAAATAGGGTTGGGGTATGCAAAATGGAAAGAGGTTCCTCCagaagacaaagaagatgtttGGAACTCTGTTCAAGTGAGTCCAATTGTCTTTTTTCcgcttatgcttatgttcatataCATTTTCTTGGCTTTCTATAACCTTACCAAGTGCTGAAATTAAATGCTTACCCTGCATTATTACAGAATATGTACCAGGTAACAGCTATCCATAAGAAGTATGTTTTAGCAAAAGCAAATAGTGCTTGGAGAACTGAAAAAGTCAAATAAAAAACGATCATTCAATGATGTTACATCTgtggaagaaaagaaaaggaagttgCCAGCATACAATAAGAAAGAAGACTGGGAGAAATTTATCAATAACATCAGTGACCCAAAGTGGCTGAAAAATCTGAACAAGCTGCGGAAGCACGGTCAAATGTTAAGGCTCAATATACAGGTGGTAAGAAAGGTGTCCCTACAAGGTGGAATGAATTGGTAAATTCTTAACAATATATTGCattttaagctattattcttatGTTATTTCATTTGTTTCCCTAATTGGATAGCATATGATGTTTTTGGTATGGCTAGAGTCCTTGTTTATACTAGTTCCGTTGGTTCTTGTTCATTCCTTGCATTGTTGCTTTCGACTGAAAGTTGTTAGTTTCAATGCATTTGGTTTTTAAAGTGCAATAATAGATGAAGACACCCAGCTGGTTAGATTTCAAGGCTTGTTGTTGTAGGATAATTACTTACCTTAGCAGCTAATTAAATTTTGATGCACTTATCTTGTCAGTAAACCTCTTCTTTATTATGGCTCACAGATGTTGTCTTGTGATGCAAAATTTTGCAAGTATTTATTTAATGCATTGTTTTGTCACAGGAAAAGAAAAGCCCTACTGGTCAGATGTATAGGCCAGATGTGTTTCTGAAAACACATAGAGCCTCCCCAGATGATGATCCCTCGTCTTCTAAATCACAGGAAGCTGCAAAACTTGTAAGTTCTTCTATTTTTATATTGTTTATTAATATTGATGATGTTAGTTAGTCTTTGAATCTGGTTGGCTTCTGTTGATGTGTAGGCACTAGTGAAGGAGGCATATGATAAAGATCCTTCAGCACAAAAGTGTTTGGGCACTGACGCTGTCACCG
The nucleotide sequence above comes from Papaver somniferum cultivar HN1 chromosome 8, ASM357369v1, whole genome shotgun sequence. Encoded proteins:
- the LOC113305076 gene encoding uncharacterized protein LOC113305076, producing MKARHNCSDAFLTELLQFMKPILPARNTLPATANKAKFMIEPFRLKCEIIHACPNDCVLYQKDYADMDECPNCKASRWKPVDKKKPHAKTWESSTYMRHHVDSPCRKFIDSKWPEFSAEKRNPLVDELKELWSVGKLTYDAHTKSNFTLKAILMWCVHDFPAYGHVSGCRTSGRFGCSVCGEKTDAIWVKNERKFIYKGHRRFLPADHPFRNAKEKFDGTEEHGDAPCRLTGAQLLAKMNSVRTEFGKFTSRKEKTSNSTGKRCLTGVQLLNTMNRVRTESCRETCKRKQTVDTRIPPNMKKRSFDTSTPWSKRSILFDLPYWEERGPGKSLEMPPAPYRLSIEERKLVCTSLSNLKVPIGYCGNWKGKVSLLFKVLCSKVLDIAELRIMHQRLVESICVFEMYFPPHFFVSIIHVVVHLAEEAETLGPVTTRWMYPIERMMRTFKVFGRNENYIEGSITEKYVLDDALRHCMEYIMNGREKCYKKKGRISTDDDIQEGPYAPNMSKGKRYHIPNSQYEQARRWVLMHSEENTEWEKKYDILHVRGRRKSRNLDEYMKCLRQQFQGKDVTYFKRLVDGPSRYAESHNAYAANGYIFYTADAEKGMSTQTSGVSMNATTTFRESARDQNTMDDEVLYFRIVKQILELDYTTFKQTLFYCDWVPVEDKVNGWYVDSVTKQIYINFERFMGNKKDTDEPFIHSSQATSVFYCKDESRPDRKWHIVLESPKRRSPYVNTFEDPFVFTGIAKESSLTAVNLDDNSNSEEDAFKN